One Halalkalicoccus sp. NIPERK01 genomic region harbors:
- a CDS encoding Gfo/Idh/MocA family protein, with the protein MNDPRDVKIGVIGLGNIGRYHADRLRNYGAEIVGGMDVLPEARERFERDYGVATYEDHEELYSIADAIIVTTPNKFHEEYAVSALDAGLDVLLEKPLAHSVESAERIAAAVQASEGFCMVGFHNRYLPSIEVLTTERDRGRFGDLSHVEANYVRRRGIPGRGSWFTSREIAGGGALIDIGVHALDLALYVLDFPEIREVTGVTRAEFGTREDYTYLQMWGDDGGHERFDVEDSVSAFIRCADGKTVSLEVAWAANRPTDNEFVVRGSDAGARFDRASGEMTIYETSADGSPHFNDTQVKTRERDAHAAEQETFLQAVAEGEPPGRNTVEQGLLVQRVIDAIYRSSEEGRTIRFDERPMVVE; encoded by the coding sequence ATGAACGATCCACGAGACGTTAAAATCGGGGTCATCGGCCTCGGAAACATCGGTCGCTACCACGCGGACCGCCTGCGGAACTACGGGGCCGAGATCGTGGGCGGGATGGACGTTCTCCCCGAGGCTCGCGAGCGCTTCGAACGCGACTACGGCGTCGCGACCTACGAGGACCACGAGGAACTCTACTCGATCGCCGACGCGATCATCGTCACCACGCCCAACAAGTTCCACGAGGAGTACGCGGTGTCGGCGCTCGACGCGGGGCTCGACGTGTTGCTCGAAAAGCCGCTCGCCCACTCCGTCGAGAGCGCGGAACGGATCGCCGCGGCCGTCCAGGCCTCCGAGGGGTTCTGTATGGTCGGCTTCCACAACCGGTATCTCCCCTCGATCGAGGTGCTGACGACCGAACGCGATCGGGGCCGGTTCGGCGACCTCTCGCACGTCGAGGCCAACTACGTCCGCAGGCGCGGGATCCCCGGCCGAGGTTCGTGGTTCACCTCTCGCGAGATCGCGGGCGGCGGCGCGCTGATCGACATCGGCGTCCACGCGCTGGACCTCGCGCTCTACGTGCTCGACTTCCCCGAGATACGCGAGGTCACCGGCGTGACTCGCGCGGAGTTCGGGACGCGCGAGGACTACACCTACCTCCAGATGTGGGGCGACGACGGGGGACACGAGCGCTTCGACGTCGAGGACTCGGTCAGCGCCTTCATCCGCTGTGCGGACGGCAAGACCGTCTCGCTGGAGGTCGCGTGGGCGGCCAACCGCCCGACGGACAACGAGTTCGTCGTTCGCGGTAGCGACGCCGGGGCCCGCTTCGACCGGGCGAGCGGCGAGATGACCATCTACGAGACCAGCGCCGACGGCTCGCCGCATTTCAACGACACGCAGGTCAAGACCCGCGAGCGAGACGCCCACGCCGCCGAACAGGAGACCTTCCTGCAGGCGGTCGCCGAGGGCGAGCCACCGGGGCGAAACACCGTCGAACAGGGGCTGCTCGTCCAGCGGGTGATCGACGCGATCTACCGCTCCAGCGAGGAGGGACGGACGATCCGGTTCGACGAACGGCCGATGGTCGTCGAGTGA
- a CDS encoding sugar phosphate isomerase/epimerase: MDIGVLTVPLGGQSREEAFSYLSDIGVGAVELGCGGAPGDDHLPREEYLGDEEAQSELRDQLDEHDLRISALATHNNPIHPDDGHANEADTELREAIELADELDVGVVTCFSGLPAGGPNDEVPNWITAPWPTEHADAHEYQWEEVAIPYWREIAEHAADHGVDVAIEMHPNMLVYEPHGLARLREETNERIGANFDPSHLYWQGISITDAIRYLGERDAIHHVHAKDTKVYEAQAREKGVLDTTPYTDEPERSWLFRSIGYGHGESHWKDVVSTLRMVGYDDVLSIEHEDSLTSANEGLEKAVDLLERAVFETTPGEAYWAE, translated from the coding sequence ATGGACATCGGCGTACTCACCGTCCCGCTGGGCGGACAGTCCCGTGAAGAGGCCTTTTCGTATCTCTCCGACATCGGCGTCGGCGCGGTCGAACTCGGCTGTGGCGGGGCCCCTGGCGACGACCACCTGCCCCGCGAGGAGTACCTCGGCGACGAGGAGGCCCAGTCGGAGCTACGGGACCAACTCGACGAACACGACCTGCGGATCAGCGCGCTCGCGACCCACAACAACCCGATCCACCCCGACGACGGACACGCGAACGAGGCCGACACGGAACTCCGCGAGGCCATCGAACTCGCCGACGAACTCGACGTCGGCGTCGTCACCTGCTTTTCGGGGCTCCCGGCCGGGGGACCGAACGACGAGGTGCCCAACTGGATCACCGCGCCGTGGCCGACCGAGCACGCCGACGCCCACGAGTACCAGTGGGAGGAGGTCGCGATTCCCTACTGGCGCGAGATCGCGGAGCACGCCGCGGATCACGGCGTGGACGTGGCCATCGAGATGCACCCGAACATGCTGGTGTACGAACCCCACGGGCTGGCCCGACTGCGCGAGGAGACCAACGAACGCATCGGCGCGAACTTCGACCCCTCGCATCTGTACTGGCAGGGGATTTCCATTACTGATGCGATCAGGTATCTCGGCGAGCGCGACGCGATCCACCACGTCCACGCGAAGGACACCAAGGTCTACGAGGCCCAGGCGAGGGAGAAGGGCGTGCTCGACACGACGCCGTACACCGACGAGCCGGAGCGGTCGTGGCTCTTCCGTTCCATCGGGTATGGCCACGGCGAGAGCCACTGGAAGGACGTCGTGAGTACTCTCAGAATGGTCGGCTACGACGACGTGCTCAGCATCGAGCACGAGGACTCGCTGACGAGCGCGAACGAGGGGTTGGAGAAGGCCGTCGACCTGTTGGAACGGGCGGTCTTTGAGACGACGCCAGGCGAGGCTTACTGGGCCGAATAG
- a CDS encoding ABC transporter ATP-binding protein, giving the protein MARVRLEHVTKRYEDVTAVDDMNMEIEDGEFVTFVGPSGCGKSTTMETIAGLTKPTEGAIYIGDREVTTLPPKDRNIAMVFQNIALFPHMDVYENISFGLRLRKYEKEEIDRRVEEAADIVQLEGMLNRMPDEMSGGQRQRVAIARALVREPDVFLMDEPLANLDAKLRVHMRTELQRLHRRLDTTIVYVTHDQAEAMTMSDRIAVINAGKLQQIAPPLTCYNEPANRFVAGFIGSPSMNFVEADVTSDALETENFTIEFDPSTTDGLAPGDSVTVGVRPEDVYLERTAGGVDHSTGLIDARTDVLEPMGNEVFVYLVTGDDTETSMEIEGGEATADQLLMSVDPDTQIDVDEDVQVVLDRSRIHLFDDETGEALRHGLVDIASAESGTPERGVGDTD; this is encoded by the coding sequence ATGGCACGAGTACGACTCGAACACGTCACGAAACGCTACGAGGACGTAACGGCAGTCGACGACATGAACATGGAGATCGAGGACGGCGAGTTCGTCACCTTCGTCGGCCCCTCGGGGTGTGGCAAGTCGACGACGATGGAGACGATCGCCGGGTTGACCAAGCCGACCGAGGGTGCGATCTACATCGGCGATCGGGAGGTGACGACCCTCCCGCCGAAGGACAGGAACATCGCGATGGTGTTCCAGAACATCGCGCTGTTTCCCCACATGGACGTCTACGAGAACATCAGCTTCGGCCTCCGGCTCCGGAAGTACGAGAAGGAGGAGATCGACCGGCGGGTCGAGGAGGCCGCGGACATCGTCCAACTCGAGGGGATGCTGAACCGGATGCCCGACGAGATGTCGGGCGGCCAGCGCCAGCGCGTCGCCATCGCCCGCGCGCTCGTCCGCGAACCCGACGTGTTCCTGATGGACGAACCGCTCGCGAACCTCGACGCCAAGCTCCGGGTGCACATGCGCACGGAGCTCCAGCGGCTTCACCGGCGGCTCGACACCACGATCGTCTACGTCACGCACGATCAGGCCGAGGCGATGACGATGTCCGACCGGATCGCGGTGATCAACGCAGGCAAACTCCAGCAGATCGCCCCGCCGCTCACCTGTTACAACGAACCGGCGAACCGCTTCGTCGCGGGCTTTATTGGCTCGCCCTCGATGAACTTCGTCGAGGCCGACGTGACGAGCGACGCTCTCGAGACCGAGAACTTCACGATCGAGTTCGACCCCTCGACGACCGACGGACTCGCGCCCGGGGACAGCGTGACCGTCGGCGTCCGGCCCGAGGACGTCTACCTCGAACGCACCGCCGGCGGCGTCGACCACTCCACGGGGCTCATCGACGCCCGGACGGACGTCCTCGAACCGATGGGCAACGAGGTGTTCGTCTACCTCGTCACCGGCGACGACACCGAGACGAGCATGGAGATCGAGGGCGGCGAGGCGACCGCCGACCAGCTGCTGATGAGCGTCGACCCCGACACGCAGATCGACGTCGACGAGGACGTTCAGGTCGTCCTCGATCGCTCACGGATCCACCTGTTCGACGACGAGACGGGCGAGGCGCTGCGTCACGGTCTCGTCGACATCGCGAGCGCCGAGTCGGGCACGCCGGAGCGCGGCGTCGGGGACACCGACTGA
- a CDS encoding carbohydrate ABC transporter permease, whose amino-acid sequence MAAETETQTRTTETRQEEPELDRGPLERWVSKSISNPERAYKSLFYTATIVMLVTTLFPFYWLLMVALTPEGQIQDIVLTPNGFNPGAFIEVFQVLPFHRYMFNSFVIATVATAFVLVIASLAGYVFGRLRFPGKAPLMLLVLIVSFFPPAAFFIPLNDLFNSRIPIIAPLLSNGTLYNTPSALIIPLSALFMPLAIFILTTFYSQIPDGLEDAARVEGTTRLGALFRVIIPLSAPGVATAGVLTFIGVYNEFFFSFLMTDGQPQNWAPILDGILGYQTQYQVLYNLMAAASIIGVLPVAILVVVAQEKIVSGLTAGALKE is encoded by the coding sequence ATGGCTGCAGAAACCGAAACTCAAACCCGGACCACGGAGACACGACAGGAGGAACCGGAGCTGGATCGCGGTCCGCTCGAGCGGTGGGTCTCGAAATCTATCTCGAACCCCGAACGCGCCTATAAGTCGCTGTTCTACACCGCCACGATCGTCATGCTCGTGACGACGCTGTTCCCGTTCTACTGGCTGTTGATGGTCGCGCTCACGCCGGAAGGCCAGATTCAGGACATCGTCCTCACGCCGAACGGCTTCAACCCCGGCGCGTTCATCGAGGTGTTTCAGGTGTTGCCGTTCCACCGCTACATGTTCAACAGCTTCGTGATCGCGACGGTCGCGACGGCGTTCGTGCTGGTCATCGCGAGCCTGGCGGGCTACGTCTTCGGGCGTCTGCGGTTCCCCGGCAAGGCTCCGCTCATGCTGCTGGTGTTGATCGTCTCGTTCTTCCCGCCAGCGGCCTTTTTCATCCCGCTGAACGACCTGTTCAACAGCAGGATTCCGATCATCGCACCGCTCCTGAGCAACGGGACCCTCTACAACACGCCGTCGGCGCTGATCATCCCGCTGAGCGCGCTGTTCATGCCGCTCGCGATCTTCATCCTCACCACGTTCTACTCGCAGATCCCCGACGGGCTTGAAGACGCCGCGCGTGTCGAGGGGACGACCAGACTGGGGGCGCTGTTCCGGGTGATCATCCCGCTGTCGGCGCCCGGCGTGGCGACCGCCGGCGTGCTGACGTTCATCGGCGTCTACAACGAGTTCTTCTTCTCGTTCCTGATGACCGACGGCCAGCCCCAGAACTGGGCGCCGATCCTCGACGGGATCCTGGGGTACCAGACGCAGTACCAGGTGTTGTACAACCTGATGGCCGCCGCCTCGATCATCGGGGTGTTGCCGGTCGCGATCCTGGTCGTCGTCGCACAGGAGAAGATCGTCAGCGGGCTCACCGCGGGAGCACTCAAGGAGTAA